The following are encoded together in the Balaenoptera acutorostrata chromosome 9, mBalAcu1.1, whole genome shotgun sequence genome:
- the OAF gene encoding out at first protein homolog: MRPPGRGGVPPASPALLLLLLLLLLPGLMQLLGAPRGVGAGTGAGAPSELRVRVRLPDGQVTEESLQADSDADSISLELRKPDGTLISFTADFKKDVKIFRALILGELEKGQSQFQALCFVTRLHHNEIIPSEAMAKLRQKNPQAVRQAEEVRGLEQMHMDITVNFSQGGLLSPHLRNVCAEAADAIYTRQEDVRFWLEQGVDSFVFEALPKASEQMLLPRCGQVGDRGKPCVCRYGLSLAWYPCMLKYCHGRDRPTPYKCGIRSCQKSYSFDFYVPQRQLCLWDEDP; this comes from the exons ATGCGCCCACCCGGCCGCGGCGGGGTGCCCCCGGCGTCCCCtgcgctgctgctgctgctgctgctgctgctgctgccggggCTTATGCAGCTGCTGGGGGCGCCGCGCGGCGTGGGCGCGGGGACCGGGGCTGGCGCGCCGTCTGAGCTGCGGGTCCGCGTGCGGCTGCCCGACGGCCAGGTGACCGAGGAGAGCCTGCAGGCGGACAGCGACGCCGACAGCATCAGCCTGGAGCTGCGCAAGCCCGACGGCACCCTCATCTCCTTCACCGCCGACTTCAAGAAG GATGTGAAGATCTTCCGGGCCCTGATCCTAGGGGAGCTGGAGAAGGGGCAGAGTCAGTTCCAGGCCCTCTGCTTTGTCACCCGGCTGCACCACAATGAGATCATTCCCAGCGAGGCCATGGCCAAGCTCCGACAG AAAAATCCACAGGCAGTGCGGCAGGCTGAGGAGGTGCGGGGCCTGGAGCAGATGCACATGGACATCACCGTGAACTTCAGCCAGGGGGGCCTGCTGAGCCCCCATCTCCGCAACGTGTGTGCCGAGGCCGCGGATGCCATCTACACCCGCCAGGAGGACGTCCGGTTCTGGCTGGAGCAAG GTGTGGACAGCTTCGTGTTCGAGGCCCTGCCCAAGGCCTCAGAGCAGATGTTGCTGCCTCGCTGTGGGCAGGTGGGGGACCGCGGGAAGCCCTGCGTCTGCCGCTACGGCCTGAGCCTGGCCTGGTACCCCTGCATGCTCAAGTACTGCCACGGCCGTGACCGCCCAACACCCTACAAATGTGGCATCCGCAGCTGCCAGAAGAGCTACAGCTTCGACTTCTACGTGCCTCAGAGGCAGCTGTGCCTCTGGGATGAGGACCCCTAG